TCGGCAGGAGCGGCACCATGACGGTCTGCATGATGGCCTGGAAGACGGCTCCCACCGCGAGGACCGGGAAGACGAGGTGCCCCGGGTCGCGTCGCTTCTTCTCCGCAGCTCCCGACGCCGAGCGCGTCGGAGCGGAGGCGTACCTACCCGGTACGTGCAGGCGCAGAGGGAGCGAGATCGACATCGACGCCCTCCTCACCGAATAGGTAAATAGCCGTTCACCACATTAGGTGAACGGCTATTTACCCTCAAGGGGAGTGACCAAAGTCATTTCTGTGGCTAAGAACCGTCTCCGTCGAGCAGTCGCTGCACCAGCGGCGCGTACAGCGCCACCACATCCTCGACTCTGCCGGTCGCGCGTTCCTGCATCATCCGACGACGCATGATCGCCAACCCCATCACCGCCGACATCGCCAGCTCGGCCCGGAGACGGGCATCCGGCCCCGGAAGACGCGCGGCGAGCGCGTCGATCATCTGCGCGGAGTAGTTGTCGCGGAGCATGCGATTACTCTCCTCGCTGCCCCCGCTCATGAACAGAATGTTCATCGACAACGGCTTGTAGGGCTCGAGCGGGCGAGCGAGCATCGCCACCATCCGCTCGCCCAGACTCTCAAGTGGACCGTCGAACAACACCTGCGCGCCGTACTGGAAGTCGACGAGCTCTTCGTACAACTGCTCCTTCGAACCGAAGTACTTGATGATCAGCGGTGCGCTGACACCCGCTTCCTCCGCGATGTCCTTGAGGGTGATGTCGCGGTAGGGGCGCGTCGCGAACGCCTTACCGGCCGCGTCGATGATCAACTTCCTCGTCTCGTCGGAAGTTCGGCGACGCTTCTCGGGCTCCCCTCGGTGCGATGCCTCCGTGCTGCGCACGGTCACATCGCCCGCCTCCCCGACAACGCTCGTCCGAGCGTCAGCTCGTCGGCGAACTCGAGATCGCCGCCCATCGGCAGACCCGAGGCCAGGCGGGTGACGCTCAGCCCCGGGAAGTCGCGCAGCATACGCACCAGATAGGTGGCCGTCGCCTCGCCCTCCGTATTGGGGTCGGTCGCGATGATCACCTCGGAGACGTCGACGCCGTCCTCCTGGTTGCCGATACGGGTGAGCAG
This window of the Rhodococcus pyridinivorans genome carries:
- a CDS encoding TetR family transcriptional regulator, whose protein sequence is MTVRSTEASHRGEPEKRRRTSDETRKLIIDAAGKAFATRPYRDITLKDIAEEAGVSAPLIIKYFGSKEQLYEELVDFQYGAQVLFDGPLESLGERMVAMLARPLEPYKPLSMNILFMSGGSEESNRMLRDNYSAQMIDALAARLPGPDARLRAELAMSAVMGLAIMRRRMMQERATGRVEDVVALYAPLVQRLLDGDGS